The candidate division WOR-3 bacterium genomic interval CCCTGATTTTCCAGTTCTTTTTCAACCAATCTGAATCGTTCGATGAATTTTTTGTTCGCATGTTTTAAAGCATCTTCTGGATCAACCGAAAGATGACGGGCGAGATTAACACAGGCGAACAGAAGATCACCCAGTTCCTCAAAGGTCTCTTTCTTACCGATGCTCTCTTCGACCTCTTTAATCTCCTCATAGACCTTTTCAAGCGCCCCTTTGTATGAATCCCAATCAAACCCGATCTTACTGACGCGTTCCTGAATAAGTCTCGCCGCGAGAAGCGCGGGAAGGGACTTAACCACCCCTGAAAATATATCTTTCTTGCTCTTATGCCAGAACTGCAACACCGCCTTTGAATCCTTGAGTTCTTGATTTTTGAATACATGGGGATGCTTCTCTTTATATTTTTTGATGGTAGCGGTGAGCAACTCCTCAAGGTTGACGTTCTTTTCGTCCTCCAGGAGCCGGGCAAAGAAGAATCCGAGAAAGAGAATGTCAC includes:
- a CDS encoding nucleoside triphosphate pyrophosphohydrolase, whose translation is QTLETMKSNIIEEAYELVEAIELDETDALKEEVGDILFLGFFFARLLEDEKNVNLEELLTATIKKYKEKHPHVFKNQELKDSKAVLQFWHKSKKDIFSGVVKSLPALLAARLIQERVSKIGFDWDSYKGALEKVYEEIKEVEESIGKKETFEELGDLLFACVNLARHLSVDPEDALKHANKKFIERFRLVEKELENQGKTITDVNLEEMDEIWNDLKKKSET